From the Candidatus Saccharibacteria bacterium genome, the window ACCCTGGCAGACCTGCCAAGCAAGGAAACACTCATTGGCCAAGTGGTTGAAACACTGCTTTCACCGGTCAACGACGTTACCAATGCGCTTTCTGGCAACCTGCATGCACTACTGGACGGCGTACGCGACAAAGCAGCTGCTTAGTCGCTTCATTAACAATTATCCTGTCACCTGTCACAATGGATTACCGATTGGCGTGTAACGATTGAGCTTCAATGGCTACATGCTACAGGTTAATTCTACGTGACATGTCACAGGTCACACGATAATCAAGGAGATAAATTATGGCTGATGTAAAAAAACTCGCCGAAGAGCTCACCAAGCTCACTGTACTAGAAGTAAACGAACTAAAAAACATCTTGAAGGATGAATACGGCATTGAGCCCGCTGCTGCAGCTGTTGCTGTTGCTGCAGGTCCTGCCGCTGGCGGTGAAGCCGCTGCTGCCGACGAAAAGGCTGAATACGACGTGAACCTGAAGGATGCTGGTGCTCAGAAAGTTGCCGTCATCAAAGCTGTTAAGGAACTAACTGGTCTCGGCCTCGGCGAAGCAAAAGCTCTCGTAGACGGCGCACCAAAGGTTGTACTTGAGAAAGCTAAGAAAGAAGACGCTGAAGCTGCCAAAAAAGCCCTCGAAGAGGCTGGCGCTACTGTCGAACTTGTCTAGTTGTAATGAGAGAACTGCGAAACGTTCTCTCATCATTTCAGGTTTCGAGCAAACGCTCTCAACCTGGACAACTCTCTCCTAAAAGGTATATATTCCCGGAATAAATCCGGGAATATATTAATTACGATAAATTTATCCACAGGAACCCATAGATATTTGACGTGCGCTTTTGACTTGCTTTGCCCGGTGTGGTACGTTTAAGGTAAGGTATTATGAAACCGTGTTGAGTTAGAGGTGAAAAAAGGGAAATAGAAAGAAATAATTATGGCCGACTTACCCGATAAACAAATTAAGCGTCTCCGAACACTTATACAAGAAGCGGAAACAAATCTCGCTGCCGCAAACGAGCTGCTGATTAGCCTTGTAGGTGACGATGTGAAAGTACAGGCCAAAGTAAGCGATGAAGTCCTTGGTAAGGTTATTGAAGGTGTTTTTGACGGCCAAAATATGGTCGGCAGTGACGGCAAAACCTATCCCGTGCCCGCAAACTATGCCAGTAAGTCAAAGCTGGTTCAGGGCGACATACTCAAACTTACCATAGCAGATGACGGCGCATTTCTATACAAACAAATCGGGCCAATCCCTCGTAAGCAAGTCGTTGGTCAGCTCAAGCTCGAAGGTGGCCACTACTTCGTGAGCGTCGGCACCAAAGACTACCGCGTATTACTTGCCAGCGTCACGTATTTCAAAGCCAAGCCCGGCGACCAGGTTTCTGTAAATGTTCCCGAAGAAGATGCCTCGGCCGAATGGGCCGCCCTAGAGGCAGCACTCTAAAGACTCATGTGGGTAGTTGCGCTCGTTATTAACCTAGTGTTGTTTGTGACATCTACACTCCTTCGTCGGCGTTTTGCACAGTCACACACTGTTCCGGCTAGCGTCACTCTTGCTATCTCTTATACTTTGGGTGTTATGCCCCTAAGCATTGCTGCAGGTTTTTTGTTTCCGCACAATATAGACTGGTCATATTGGACCGCATGGCTGCTGTTTTCCGCCAGCTTACTGGTAGCTCTCTTTATTTGGCTTTCGTTTATCGCCATACGATATCTGCCAGCCGCACTAAATCAAACCATTTTTCAGACACGTATTATCGTAACCATACTACTTGGGTGGTTGTTTCTGGGGGAAGGTCTTACTGCTAACCAGCTTATTGGTGCCGCCTGTATTTTGGCAAGCGGTATCATTGCCGTGTGGGCACCGGCTAAAGCCCACCGCCACGGCAAAAGCACACACGAGCACCTTCTGAAAGGTGTATTTTTCACGCTTGCCTCTGCGCTATTTCTCGGAGTGGGCGTCGTCGTGGAAAAGGCCGCAATTCAGTACATGGACATAGGAGCGTTCTTTATCTACGGATTTGGCATGCAGTCGCTGTGGCTGGTGCTTCTTGCGCTGTGGGATTGGCACAAACAGCCCAGACTACAGCTTTCGCGGCAACTTGTGAAAGAATCAGTGCTTCTTGGCATGGTCGTCGCCGGGATTGGTGTGAGCTATTTTGCGGCTTTACGCGGGGCAAACAATGTTTCGCTTATAGCAGCACTTACCGCCACGGTACTCCCGCTAACGGCCATAGCGGCTCATTTCATACTAAAGGAGCGAGATGACGACAAACTCCTCTGGATAGCAATTAGCCTCGCCATAACAGGCGTGGTAGTTACTGCTTTGTAGCACCTTACCTTACCTACTTGCTCATGCTATTTCTTGTTGCGAATAAGCCGGATTTGAACTGCTGCAATCCGAGCCGTAGAGCCACAGCTTGGTTTCCCTAGACTGGTTGCGATGCGTGCACCCATGTGGGCAAGCCTTCCGCAGCCAACGAGTACACTATATTTGTGTCTCTCTAACTGAGCTAGTCTATCTTCAGCCCACTTCTGTGTTTGCTCCGAAGACTCTATATCTCGCCTAATTCCTTCTTCGGACCACATGCCGTCCAATAACTCCCACGCCGGGAGTAATGCGCCAGAGCTCTGTCCGGTCTCAAATCTGTGTTGTTCTTCTATGAGTCGCATCCTTGCATCCATGGCACCTTCCTCAAGCCGTGCAGGACGAGTAGCCGCATGTCCTAAAATATCAGCAGTTTGAGCAATTTGTGCGTTCAGCTTAACCATAACCGGACAGTTCTCTGGACATGTAAATGACATAGTAATGATTATAGTTCATAATAACTTTATTGCAAATTGTAATAACTACATTCGAAATCCTGTAAGGAAGCGACTATAATTAGTTGAGCAATGGGGAAGGCGTTATATAGGAAATACCGGTCACGGTCACTGAGTGAAATTGTTGGGCAAGACCATATCACGACCACTCTTCAAAACGCACTTAAATCGGACAAAATTGCTCACGCCTATCTTTTAACCGGCCCACGTGGGGTCGGCAAAACATCTATAGCCCGTATCCTTGCCCATGAAATCAATGAGCTTACCTATAGTGAAGAGCCGCATTTCGACATCATCGAAATAGATGCCGCCAGTAACAACGGCGTCGAAGACGTGCGCGACCTGCGTGACAAAATCATGAGCGCTCCAGCGAGCGCAAAGTACAAGGTTTTCATCATCGACGAGGTCCATATGCTCAGCAAGGCTGCCTTTAACGCGCTATTAAAGACACTAGAAGAACCCCCGGCCCACGTGGTCTTTATACTCGCCACCACCGAAGCACATAAGCTGCCCGAAACCATTATCAGCCGAACCCAGCGCTATAGTTTCCGTCCGGCGTCGCTCGAGAAACTCATAGAAAACTTACAATCTATTGCGAAGGCCGAGAAAATAGCCATTGATGATGATGCACTTGTCACTATCGCCGAACACAGCGAAGGGAGCTTTCGCGACAGCGTGAGCTTGCTTGACCAGGCCAGTAGCATGAGTAGTCATATTACCAAAAATGAGGTCGAGCAGCTCCTAGGACGGGCGCCTGCTGAGCAGATTTCTGAAATTCTCGCTGCCGCTAGTCAACATGATGTCCAGAAAGGACTGTCTGCACTTCAGGCATTGCTCATTCAAGGTCACGAACCGGCCATGATTGCGCGTCAGCTAAGCCAACAGCTACGTTCGAGTCTGCTCGAGGACAACGTACAGTTGAAAATTAACCCTGAAGTTGCCCTCCTATTACTACGTGAGCTCCTAGACGTTCCCCCCGCTCATAATCCCGCCGCCACGCTAGAGCTCATCATCATGCGCGTGTGTCTCAACACCGCTGATGCATCGCCGCAAATGAAGTTAACCCCACCAGAGGTCAGCAATGCGTCCCAGACGAAATCGGCTGCATTGGCCCCCAAAGACCCTCTGTTGCCAGCTGCAAAATCATCCAAGCTCGAAACACCTTCAGAACAACCTTCCCAGCCTATAGCCAACACTAAAGCATTGTCTGAGCCAGTTCCGGATGCCAATGGACCTAGCAAACCCGCCGCCTCGGCCAATGACGATGATGTTGAGGCGCTGTGGCGAGAAGTATTGCAACAGCTCAAGCAGACGCACAATACCCTTTACGGTATTGCCCGCATGGCTCGGCCAACACTCTCTGAAAACACGCTGACGCTTGAGCTAGCCTTTGCATTTCACCAAAAACGCTTAAGCGAACCACGGAATATTGCTGTCATTACCACCTTAACTGAAGCCGTGCGGCACAAACCAACCACTATTCGGTGCCAAAAAGGTGAATCTACGGCGCCAAAGACAACACCTGTCGACACCATTTCGACCATAAGCAATATCTTTGGCGGCGCCGAACTGCTAGAATCTTGAGTAAAGCTAAGGGATAAGGACAACGAGGGAAATGGCTACCGTACCAACACCGCCGCAGAACATTGAGGCCGAAGCGAGCCTACTGGGCGCTATTCTCATAGATACCGACGCCATAGTAAAAATTGCCGACAAAATTTCGGTCGATGATTTTTACGACCAGAAACACGCTCGTATTTACGAAGCGCTACGAGCTTTATATGAAAAACGTTCGGCTATAGATGTTCTGACACTATCCGACCAGCTGAAAGGCAACGGATTTCTTGACATGGTCGGCGGACCGTCCTACCTGACCGAGCTGACAAACTTTGTCCCAACGGCCGCCCATGTTGAACAATACGCTGACATTGTTGCGCAAAAGGCGCTACGCAGACGGCTCATTTCGGCCAGCGCCGATATGGCAGACCTTGGCCAAGACGAATCAAAAGACCTCAAAGAACTCATAGAGGAAGCCGAAAGCCGTTTGTTTGCCGTTAGCCAACAGCATGTGAAGCAAAGTGTAGTCAGCCTCGAATCGGTTTTGGCCGAAAGTTTTGAGCGACTTGACGACCTCCACAAAGACAAAAACAAACTCCGTGGAGTACCTACTGGCTATCGAGACCTCGACAACATCCTTGCAGGCTTACAGCGTTCCGACCTGTTTATCATAGCAGCGCGCCCGTCAATGGGAAAAACCGCCTTTGTGCTAAACCTCGCGCACAAAGTCGCGACCCAGGCCAAGGAAGCCGTACTCGTTTTTAGTCTCGAAATGAGCAAGGAACAACTTGTTGACCGCTTGCTTGCTATGGAGTCTGGCGTCGATGCTTGGGCGCTTCGTACTGGTAAGCTCACTGATGATGATTTCGAACGGCTTGGCGAAGCCATGGGCACGCTATCGGAAGCAAAAATATACATAGATGACACACCGGGCATAACTGTCAGCGACCTCCGTACAAAAGCACGGCGCGAGGCCCACACACAGCAAATTGGCCTCATCGTCGTCGACTATCTGCAGCTTATGAGCGGTGGAAGCAAGTTCGGCGGCGATGGCAACCGTGTCCAAGAAATATCAGAGATTTCTCGCGGCTTAAAGGGGATTGCTCGGGAACTCAATGTACCCCTGATTGCTCTTAGCCAGTTGAGCCGCTCCGTCGAAAGCCGGAGCCCCAAGATTCCGCAGCTGGCAGATTTGCGCGAGTCGGGGTCCATTGAGCAAGATGCCGATGTTGTGGCCTTCTTGTACCGAGAAGAATACTACGAACCTGACAGTGAACGGAAAAACATTATGGACGTACTCATAAAAAAACATCGCAATGGCCCGACGGGCGGTGTGGAACTCTACTTTGACCGAGAAAAGCAACGTATCCGCTCACTAGACAGTGGTCATGCCTCTATACCATTTGGTGCAGAGTAAGCCAGTTCTGTGCACAAAACTCGGTAGCATTGGCTTTCATCATAGCTCACTGTATACTTACACATATACTTCTTATGGAAAGAACACTGAACTTCCTGAGTGCGCATTGGCGACTGATTGCAGCTAGTATTGGGCTGGCTTGTGTTGCGTACGTTCTGTTATTTCGCGGTATTTCGACCCTTACGGTAGACTATGCGGCAACAGAGATTCAAACCAAGCAGGAAGCAAGTAGCCTCCGGTTGGTTTTCGACAACCCCGTTAATGCTCCATATAAAGTACTCGCTTGGACCGGACAAAAGCTTGGACACAACAGCATTGCCGTGACTCGTGTAGCTTCTGCGTCATTTGCTGTAGCCGTGGCGGTGTTATTTTACTGGGTAGCTACCCACTGGTACTCGAAGCGTGTTGCACTTCTCAGTAGCCTGCTATTTGTCTGTTCTTCGGGGTTTTTGCATATTGGCAGATATGGAAGCGCACTCATACTACAAATGGCAACCCTCGTCTTAATTTCGTGCGTTTTTTTGTTTCGGCGAACAAAACATGAATTCCTCATGGCATATGCAATCACCGCTGTCATTGCAGCCTGTTTATATGTACCGGGCATGGTATGGTTTGCGCTTATTGGGCTATACCTTATGCGCAAACGCATAGCTTACTTATTCGGTAAGCTAGGCACGCTCCATACTGCACTCATCTTTACGCTGGGTATAGGGCTTCTCGTGCCTCTTCTACTAGCGATGTTCCGTGACATCACAGTTGCCCGAACAATTTTTGGGCTGCCCAGCACATTCCCTAGCCCAGCGTTACTCGTAGATAACTTTATTCACCTGGGCTCATCAGTTGT encodes:
- the rplL gene encoding 50S ribosomal protein L7/L12, producing the protein MADVKKLAEELTKLTVLEVNELKNILKDEYGIEPAAAAVAVAAGPAAGGEAAAADEKAEYDVNLKDAGAQKVAVIKAVKELTGLGLGEAKALVDGAPKVVLEKAKKEDAEAAKKALEEAGATVELV
- a CDS encoding DMT family transporter, whose product is MWVVALVINLVLFVTSTLLRRRFAQSHTVPASVTLAISYTLGVMPLSIAAGFLFPHNIDWSYWTAWLLFSASLLVALFIWLSFIAIRYLPAALNQTIFQTRIIVTILLGWLFLGEGLTANQLIGAACILASGIIAVWAPAKAHRHGKSTHEHLLKGVFFTLASALFLGVGVVVEKAAIQYMDIGAFFIYGFGMQSLWLVLLALWDWHKQPRLQLSRQLVKESVLLGMVVAGIGVSYFAALRGANNVSLIAALTATVLPLTAIAAHFILKERDDDKLLWIAISLAITGVVVTAL
- the dnaX gene encoding DNA polymerase III subunit gamma/tau; protein product: MGKALYRKYRSRSLSEIVGQDHITTTLQNALKSDKIAHAYLLTGPRGVGKTSIARILAHEINELTYSEEPHFDIIEIDAASNNGVEDVRDLRDKIMSAPASAKYKVFIIDEVHMLSKAAFNALLKTLEEPPAHVVFILATTEAHKLPETIISRTQRYSFRPASLEKLIENLQSIAKAEKIAIDDDALVTIAEHSEGSFRDSVSLLDQASSMSSHITKNEVEQLLGRAPAEQISEILAAASQHDVQKGLSALQALLIQGHEPAMIARQLSQQLRSSLLEDNVQLKINPEVALLLLRELLDVPPAHNPAATLELIIMRVCLNTADASPQMKLTPPEVSNASQTKSAALAPKDPLLPAAKSSKLETPSEQPSQPIANTKALSEPVPDANGPSKPAASANDDDVEALWREVLQQLKQTHNTLYGIARMARPTLSENTLTLELAFAFHQKRLSEPRNIAVITTLTEAVRHKPTTIRCQKGESTAPKTTPVDTISTISNIFGGAELLES
- the dnaB gene encoding replicative DNA helicase — encoded protein: MATVPTPPQNIEAEASLLGAILIDTDAIVKIADKISVDDFYDQKHARIYEALRALYEKRSAIDVLTLSDQLKGNGFLDMVGGPSYLTELTNFVPTAAHVEQYADIVAQKALRRRLISASADMADLGQDESKDLKELIEEAESRLFAVSQQHVKQSVVSLESVLAESFERLDDLHKDKNKLRGVPTGYRDLDNILAGLQRSDLFIIAARPSMGKTAFVLNLAHKVATQAKEAVLVFSLEMSKEQLVDRLLAMESGVDAWALRTGKLTDDDFERLGEAMGTLSEAKIYIDDTPGITVSDLRTKARREAHTQQIGLIVVDYLQLMSGGSKFGGDGNRVQEISEISRGLKGIARELNVPLIALSQLSRSVESRSPKIPQLADLRESGSIEQDADVVAFLYREEYYEPDSERKNIMDVLIKKHRNGPTGGVELYFDREKQRIRSLDSGHASIPFGAE